The Agreia sp. COWG nucleotide sequence CCGACCAGTCCTCCGCGATGGCGGGCACCACGTCTGTGTGGCCGTGCACGACGAGGGCTCCCCTCGACGGCTCCTCCCCGTCGACCCTGGCGACGACGCTCGTGCGGCCAGGCTCGGAATCGATGAGTTCGGGGGTGAGGCCGAGCCGCTCGAGGTGAGCAGCAACGTACTGGGCGGCTTCACCCTCGCCATTGGAGCGCCCCTCGCCGAAATTCGAGGTGTCGAAGCGAATGAGGTCGCGAGCGATCACCGCCGTCTGGTCGAGGTCGTCGTCGGAGTGGTCTCCCGCGTTCTCGGGCGTCGCTGTCATGGCATCACGGTACCCCAGCTGCGACGGCCGACGGTGGCGTCGAGGGGCTCTCAAACCGTGCTATCGTCTTACCTTGGTTGCACCGGATACGGAAAGTGACTGATCCAAGTCCGGATGGCGGAAATGGCAGACGCGCTAGCTTGAGGTGCTAGTGCCCGTATAGGGCGTGGGGGTTCAAGTCCCCCTTCGGACACACTGGTTGAGACAGTGACAAGGGCCGGAGCGAAAGCTCCGGTCCTTTCTTTTTGCCTCGTCGTTCGTCGTCGCTCTTCGTCATATTTCTCTCCGATCTGACTTTTGCGTGGTGTTTGGTCGTGACGAAGCGCCAAGAGCGTAGTAGAGTCTTCATTAGAAGTTGATGTGCCTCGCACGTCCGGGGTGCCTGCGGTGCCCTGCCCGACACTGTTCGGGCCCAATCCTGGGAGACGACGAACACCCCGACGAGTGGCCCCGACAATCGGGACCGAATTATCACTCCAGGAGGAGTTTGCAATGGCTACAGGCACAGTGAAATGGTTCAACGCTGAAAAGGGATTCGGCTTCATCGCCCCCGAAGACGGCAGCCCCGACGTGTTCGCGCACTACTCGGCGATCGCATCCAGCGGCTACCGCTCGCTCGACGAGAACCAGAAGGTCGAATTCGACGTCGCGCAGGGCCCCAAGGGACCCCAGGCCGAGAACATTCGTCCCCTCTAAGTCTTAGATAGACGAAAGACCCCTTCACCCATTCGGGTGAAGGGGTCTTTTTTTATGCTCGCGCGACACGCCGACGGATCAATGCCGAGCACAAGATGGATCGGTGGTATATCACTGCACCCAAGAAGTTGCTAATGTGATGCACGTTGTCTATGTGACGAATGGGACTCGACCCACTCGCTGCAACCTTTTGGGAAGCCCGGGGAATTCATGAATACCGCCACAGCGTCACGATCGACCAGAAGCAATGCTTGGCGAGCATGGATCGCCCTTGCCGCTACCGGCGGGTTGCTCGCCGTGAGCGTGGTGGTGTCCGCACCAGTAGCCGCAGACAACTACCCATCGTGGAGCGATGTCGTCGCCGCGAGATCCTCCGAGGCGTCCAAGGCTTCCGAGGTGCAGCGCATCACCCAGCTGATTTCTGGGTTGCAGAGCCAGGTCTCGGCCGCCCAGTCTGCGGCGTCGGCGCGCTGGGAGGAGAACCAGACGGCCCAAACCGCTTTCAACGAGGCGACATTCGCCGCTGATCGGCTTGCCTCGGAAGCATCCGCGGCTCAGGTGAAAGCCGATGCGTCACACACGCAGGCTGCCCTTCTGGCTGCCCAGTTCGCGCGCTCGGGAGGCAACGACCTGTCGTCGCGGCTGTTCGTCGAAGGTGACAAGGCCGACGACCTCCTGTATCAGCTCGGCGCGATGTCGAAGTTGAGCGAATCGACCACCGGCATCTACCAGCAGGCGAAGGTCGACCAAAACACGGCTACATCCCTGAGCGAACAGGCAAAGGTTGCTCGGGACGCCCTGGGGGCGCTTGCGAGCAAGGCCCAGTCTGCCCTCGACGATGCCGTGTCGGCACAGCAGATCGTCGGGGCCGCCCTGATCGAACAGCAGAATCACGAGTCGGAACTCAGCGTTCAGTTGCAGGCGCTCACCAGCGCCGTCGACTTCACGGAAGCCGACTACAACGCAGGAGTCCAGGCGGCATCCAGAGCCAAGCAGGCGGCAGACGAGGCGGCCTCGAAGGCGGCCGCCGCCGCCGCTACTCCTCCCGCCACCGCCACGACTCCGGCCGCTCCTGCCGACGGCGGTGGCAGCACTGCGGCTCCCGCCCCCTCTGTCCCATCCACCCCATCCGCACCGTCGGCTCCCTCCCCCGTCGTCAATCCTCCTCAGGGGTACGACGGCAACGCGGTCGTCGCCTACGCCGAGCAGTTCGTGGGGGTCGTTCCTTACGGCTGGGGTGCCGACCCGAGCGACAGCTTCGGCTGCGACGGGCTCACCCAGTACGTCTACAAGCAGTTCGGCATCAACCTTCCGCGTTACGTTCCCACCCAGGCAGCCCAGGGCATCCGGGTCTCTTCATCGGACGCGCGCGCCGGGGACGCTGTGGTCTGGAGCGGACACATCGGAATCTACGATGGCCACGGCGGCGTGATCCACTCACCCGACTGGGGTCGCTACGTGACCCACGCCAGCTCACTGTGGGGCAGCTACTACTTCGTTCGCTTCGTCTAGGGGCTCATGCGCGGTGTCACCGCGGCCCGTGACTACGAGTGGTGGGCACCCATCCATTTACGCACGGTCGCGATACGCGACTGCAGCTGAGTGACGCTCGCCTGGGGCACCGCCGGGCCTCCGCAGACTCGCCGTAGCTCCGCATGGACGAGTCCGTGCGGCTGATCGGAGGTCTTCGACCAGATGCCCACGAGGCTGTTGAGAAGCTTGCGCTGTTCTGCGAGTGTGCGGTACAGCGGTGCGGCGGGATCTTCGGCATTCGGGGTCGAGGCTGCGGGTGTGTTTTTCCGGCGATCTGCCGCGTGGCGTTGCTGACGGGCTTGCCTGTGCTGCAAGAGCTCCCGTACCTGATCGGGTTCGAGAAGTCCGGGGATGCCGATGAAATCGAGCTCCTCGTCGCTGTCGACGGGTGCCTCGGCGCCGAAGTCGCTGCCCTCGAACATGACGCGGTCGAAGGTGGCATGCGATCCGAGAGCCTGGAACGCGAAGTCGTTCTGCAGCGCGTCCGATGCCTTGTCTTGAACGTTGGCCTCGGCGACCATCGCGTCTTCAGGGTTCCACATGTCCCCCTCTGCATCGCCCGTGTCTCGACGGTCGAGGGCGTGATCCCGCTCCATTTCCATGGTTCCGGCCAGAGCCATGAGGCCGGGCACATTCGGCAGGAAGATCGACGCCGTCTCTCCGCGCCGACGGGCGCGTACGAAGCGACCGATGGCCTGGGCGAAAAACAGTGGCGTCGACGCGCTCGTTGCGTACACGCCCACGGCGAGCCGCGGAATATCGACACCCTCAGAGACCATGCGCACGGCCACCATCCAGCGCCTCGTGGACTTCGAGTACTCTTCGATTCGGCCGGACGCCTCCTTCTCGTCGGAGAGCACGACGGTGACGGGCTCACCTGAGACGTTCTCGAGGATGGCCGCGTAGGCGCGCGCCGTGAACTGGTCGGTGGCGATGACGAGCCCGCCGGCATCCGGAATACCCTGCCGCACCTCGCTGAGGCGACGGTTGGCCGCCGCCAGCACCGACGGAATCCAGTCACCCGACGGGTCGAGGGCCACGCGCCAGGCCTGCGAGGTGATGTCTTTGGTGTTTCCCTCCCCCAGCCTCGCCTCCATCTCGTCGCCGACCTTGCTGCGCCAGCGCATGTGGCCCGCGTAGACCATGAAGAGAACCGGCCGAACGACGCCGTCTTGCAGGGCCCGACCGTAGCCGTAGTTGTAGTCGGTCTGTGACAGCCGGATGCCGTGCTCGTCTTGCAGATAACTCACGAATGGGATGGGCGACGTGTCCGAGCGGAATGGCGTTCCTGTGAGTGACAACCTTCTGGTTGCAGGTGCAAACGCCTCTCTGATGGCCTCGCCCCAGCTGAGCGCGTCGCCACCGTGATGCACCTCGTCGAGAATGACCAGGCTACGGGCGGATTCCGTGAGCTCCCGGTGGAGCGCAGGGCGCGCGGCGACCTGGGCGTAGGTCACGGCCACGCCGTGGAAATGGCTGCCGTAGCGTCTGTCGCTGTTCTTGAAGCCGGGGGTGAGTCGGATGTGCACGCGGTCGGCGGCGTCGGCCCACTGCTTCTTCAGGTGTTCGGTCGGGGCGACGACGGTGACGCGGTCGATGATCCCCCTGTGCAGCAGCTCGCTCGCGAGCCGCAGGGCGAACGTGGTCTTTCCGGCCCCTGGCGTGGCGGCGGCGAGGAAGTCACGCGGTTGGTGGGTGAAGTACGCCTCCAGGGCCTCCGATTGCCAGGCCCTCAGCTTCGAGGCGGTTCCCCATGCGGCCCGCTCAGGGAACGAGGGCGAGAGGTGTTCCGCCGCGCCTCCGCCGACGACCGGAGCTGTCGAGCTCGTATCGAGGGGGTCCGTTGCCAGAGCAGTCGAAGGGTGTGCTTCAGCCAGTTGATCGGATGCTGGGGAGGAATCGGGCAGGCTGTTCACGTGCATCCACACTACCCGTCGGCACCGACAGCGAGAGAACGTCGTCATGTCGACGCGTTACGCGACGGGAGTACATTTGGTCGTGCGTTGGTAAGGAGCACACATGACTGATCCGCATCCGTGGCGTCGCTACGTCGCCCTGGGAGATTCATTCACCGAGGGCATCGGTGACCCGGAGCCGGAGAGCCCCGGCGGCTACAGGGGGTGGGCTGACAGGGTCGCAGAGGTGCTCGCGGCCGAGGCCGGTGACGACTTCGCCTACGCGAACCTCGCCATCCGGGGCCGGCTGATGCAGGGCATCCTCAATGAGCAGGTCGAGCCGGCCCTCGCACTGCAGCCCGATCTGATCAGCATCTCTGCTGGTGGCAACGACATCATCAGGCCCGGTACCGACCCCGATGACATCGCCTCACGAATGGACGCCGGCATCGCGCGGCTACGCAGCGACAATGCGACGGTGGTGCTCTTCACCGGCACCGACGTGGCCTTCTCCCCCGTCTTTCGCGGCATCAGGGGCAAGGTCGCGATCTACAACGAGAACCTGCGCACCATCGCAACAAAATACGACTGCATCGTGGCCGACCAGTGGGGGCTCTCCTCCATTCAAGACGCGCGCATGTGGAGCCCTGACAGGCTGCACCTGAATCCGCTCGGGCATCACGAAGTCGCCCGCCTCGTGCTCGATGCCCTTCACGTCGACAATGGGCTTCGCCCGAATCTGCCCGAGCCGCTGTCTGCCTCCACCTGGCGGCATGCGCGCAGTGAGGACCTGGTGTGGGCGCGCACCCATTTCGTTCCCTGGGTCGTGCGCCGCATCACGCGTCGCTCGAGCGGTGACGGCATCCAGGCGAAGAGACCGGATGCGGGGCCGATGCACCCGACCGCTCACCTCCCCGACCCCGGGGCGACGGCTTAGCCGAAGAGGATCTGCGGGTGGCCGATGCGCCACCAGAAGCCGGGGTCGTCGATGTCGGCCGATGTCTGGAGGGGGACGCGGACATCGATGCCATCGACCCTGTAGGTGGCGGTGCCGACGTTGGTGCCGCCTTGGGCGATCACGATGTCTCCCGCGCTGGCATCGACGGTGACAGGATCATCCGACCAGACGAGGCTCTTCTCGTCGATCGTCGTCACGATCGGGGTGCGTTCTCCCCATGCGGTGGTGTAGCTGCCTACGACCGTGTTCGCCGAGACGAGGGGGAGCTCCGTGAAGCCCGCTCTTGCGCTGGCGAGGAGCGCCTGCACCGAGTTGCGGGCGTCCTCGGAGCTCGCCGCACCCAGAACCACGCCGACGACGGACTTCGTCTCGCCGGCGACCGCGAATTCTGCCGAGAAGAGCAGGCACGAACCTGCCTCATCGGTGGTACCCGTCTTGATTCCGTCGATTCCGTCGATGCCGAGAAGCTTGTTGCTGTTGTCGATCTCGCCGATCACCGGAACCTCGTCGAGGGAGGTCGAGACGATCTTCGCGAGTACGGGGTCGGCGAGGGCCAGCGAGGCGACACGCATGAGATCCTTCGTCGAGCTCTGGCTCCCCGGGTTGAGCCCGGACGCGTCGACGATGGTGGTGTCCGTCAATCCGTGCTCGGTGATGAACGCCTGTGCTGCCGTCAGGTAGGAGGCCAGGGAGCCGAACGCCCAGTTCGTGACCGTCTCTGCGTAGTTGTTCGCAGATTTCAGCAGCATGATCTCGAGCACCTGGCGTTCAGAGAGCACCTGCCCCTCGATGACCGGCGCATACGAGCCATCGACGGCCCTCGTCTCTGCGAGCAGTTGCACGTCGGCGGCGGTCATCGTGATCCCCGGACCGTCGTCTGTGGTCGTGAGCGGATGCGCCTCGAGCACCACCAGCGCTGTGATGATCTTGGTGACGCTGGCGATGGGCACGGCGCCCGTGGCTCCGCTCGAGCCGAGTAACTCGTCCGAACCCTCGAGCGCCACAGCAGCCGACCCTGTTGCAGGTAGAGCAAGCGTCGCTGCGGCGGCCGGCTCGGGCGTCGGCACGGACAGCTGCACCTGGGCTGCCGGAAGTGGTGCATCGAGCGCGGCCGGGACATACAGTCCGAGACCGACCCCGAGAGCGGCGACGACACCGATGGACGCCAGGGTCACACGCCGGCGTCGACGGCGGACGGGAGACGACGGCGGGGGCACCCGTCAATCTTAGGAGACGGGCCGGGCCGGTCTCCTACATGCGTCCCCCATCGACGGAGCGCGGGATACGAGCCTCGTCCTCGGGGACGAGCACCGGTGTGTCCCGGTTGAGGCTCTGCCCGCGGTAGAAGGCCTTGGCCCGGGGGAAGAAGAACCAGATGATCATGATGACGGCACCGACGAAGAGCGAGCCGACCCCGATGACGAAGACGCCGCCCACGCCGAAGAGAACGGTGTAGCCGTAGTCAGGGTCGAACATGTCGACGGCGGACTGCACGAAGGCTGCGGTCAGTATGACCCCGCCCACCAGGGGGAACAGTCCCCTGGTGAGAAAGTTGCGAACCGAACCCATGAGCTCTCTTCTGAAATACCAGACGCACGCGAAGCTGGTGATGGCGTAGTAGAAGGCGATCGCGAGCCCGAGGGACAGAATGGTGTCGCTCAGGAATGCGTCGCTCACGATGGTCATTCCCACGTAGAAGACGCTGGCGACGACGCTCATCACCACCGTCGAGAACGCAGGAGTGCGAAACCGAGGATGGACCCTGCCGAACCTCTCAGGCAGAGCTCGATAGGTGGCCATGCTCAGGGTGCCTCTGGCGGTGGGAAGGATAGTGGTCTGCGTCGACGAGATGGCGGACACCATGACCGCCACGATGAGAAGCCAGGCCCATGGTCCGAAGAGAGCGTCCTTCAGGACGAAGAACACGTCCTCCGCGTTGTCGCTGTTGCCGAGACCGAGTCCGTCCTCCCCCAGGCCGGCGTACGCCATCGCCGCCACCGCCACGGCCACGTAGGTGAGGACGAGAATGACCGTCGAGATGAGGGCAGCACGGCCCGGTGTGCGCTTCGGGTCCTTCGTCTCCTCGTTGAGGGCGAGGCAGGCATCCCAGCCCCAGTAGATGAAGAGGCAGAGCAAGATCGCCTCGGTGAAACCGGGCAGTGAGTCGAAGGCGAAGGGGTTGAACCAGTCTGCTTGGGGCAGCGTCGACCCGTCGGGGGCAGCGCCGCCGAACACGCTCACCATGGCGAAGATCACGAACAGGATGAGCGCCAGATACTGGATCGCCAGGAGGACGTTCTGCAGGAGCTCCCCGATCTCGATACCGCGCACACTCACGAACGTCATGGCGGCGATGAACGCCACCCCGGTTGCCGTGACCACAAGAACGTTGTTGTACAGATCGGGATTGCCGATGAGCAGCCAGAAATACTTCGCGCCGATCTGGGCGAGGTTTGCAAGCACGATCGTGCCGGCCACGATGACCCCCCACCCGGCCATCCAGCCGGCCCACGGGCCGAACGCCTTGGTCGTCCAGGTGAAGGACGTTCCGCAGTCGGGTACCGCCTCGTTCAGCTCGCGGTAGGCGTAGGCGGTCAGGTACATCGGAATGAAGGCCAGGATGATGGCGATGGGTGCCTGAGCGCCCACGGCAAGCACGACGAAGCCGACCGTCGCGGCCAGCGAATACACCGGGGCCGTCGACGCGAGCCCGATCACGACGGAGCCGGCCAGTCCGAGAGTTCCCGCGGCGAGACCTTTTCCCGCTGCGGCTGGTCGATCGGCAGAGCTCGTGGTGGATGCTCGCGTCATTGCACACTCCTTCGTCTGTGGTAGCCGGATACTACAGGCCATCACGGTCGTATCGGGAGTGATTCGAATCAGCGCAGCATGTAGAGCGCGACTGCGCTCGCGGAGGCGACATTCAGGGAGTCCACTCCGTGCATCATCGGTATCGTCACGACCGTATCGGCCGCGTCGAGCGCTTTCCTCGACAGCCCGTCTCCCTCCGAGCCGAGGACGAGAGCGATCCGCTCTGGGGCGGCTGCCGCGAAGTGGTCCAAGGACACGGCCTCGTCGGAGAGAGCGAGAGCGGCGATGTGGAATCCGGCGTCGTGGAGGAGCGGAGCGGCTGCCGACCATTCGGGAATGCGGGTCCATGGAACCTGCAGCACGGTTCCCATGCTGACCCGCACGCTGCGCCGGTAGAGCGGATCCGCGCAGCGTGGGGAGATCAAAACCGCATCCGCTCCGATGCCGGCGACGGCGCGGAAGATCGCCCCGACGTTCGTGTGATCGGCGATGTCCTCGAGCACGACGATGCGACGGGCCCCGTCGATGACGTCGCCGACAGGACGCATGGCCGGCCGGTGCATCGACGCGAGGGCGCCCCGGTGCAGGTTGTAGCCGGTCAGGGACTCGAGCAGCTGGGGCGATCCCACGAAGACGGGCACGTCGTCGTGTCCGGCTAGGAGTTCGTCGAGACCATCAAGCCACTGCTCCTGCACCAGGACGGACCTCGGCCTATGGCCGGCACGGAGCGCGCGGGCGATCACCTTGGGCGACTCCGCGATGTAGAGGCCTCCCTGCGGTTCGCTCAGCCGGCGCAGCACGACATCTGTGAGTCCCGCGTAGTCCTTCAACTCAGGTGCCTCGAGTGACTCGATCCTCACGATTTTCATTGGGTGACTCCTTGTGAGACTTTCGGCGGCGGCGACTGTTTAGACTCGAAGGGTAACGCGAAGCGCCGGGACGGTTGTCACGGCGGCAGGAGGTGCAGATGGTCCGCAGTGCTCCGTTGAGCCAGCAGACGGCCACGCAGACCGAGATCCTCGAGGCCGCGGATGAGCTCCGGGGGCGCAGGGTCGTCGTTCTCACGGGTGCGGGGATGAGCACGGATTCCGGCATTCCCGATTACCGCGGTGAGGGTGCTCCGAAGCGCAACCCCATGACCTTCGACCAGTTCCGAGAGAGTCTCGACTACCGGCGCAGGTACTGGGCCGGAAGCCATGTCGGCTGGAAGATGTTCGATGCCGCGCTACCGAACGAGGGCCACCGCATCCTGGCCGACCTCGAAGGTGCCGGAATCGTCTCCGGGGTGATCACGCAGAACGTCGACGGGCTGCACACCAAGGCAGGCTCACGACACCTCGTCGACCTGCACGGTTCCATGGATCGCGTGTTGTGCCTGAACTGCGGACAGGCTTTCGCGAGAGCGAGCATCGCCGAGCGTATCTCGGCGGACAACCCCTGGGTCGACGAGCCCGATGCGATCACTCTCGCGCCGGATGGCGACGCCGACGTATCCGATTACGCGTCGTTCGTCGTGCCCGCCTGCTCCGTCTGCGAGGGCATGCTGAAACCCGACGTCGTCTTCTTCGGAGAATTCATTCCGGCCGAGAAGTTCCGCGAGGCCACAGCGCTCGTCGCCGGTGCGGAGGCGCTGCTCATCGCGGGGTCGTCGCTCATGGTGAACTCGGGTATCCGGCTTCTCGAACAGGCGCGTCGGCGCAAGCTGCCGATCGTGATCATCAACCGCGGTGTCACCAAGGGCGATTCCAGGGCGAGCGTCAAACTGAATGCGGGGGCCACCGAGACCCTCGCTGCGCTCCGCCCGCATCTGCTTTCTGACGCCTCATGACAGCGCTCACCATCGTCCGGCACGGCGAGACCGACTGGAACCTGTCTCGGCGCATCCAAGGATCGACAGACATCCCTCTCAACGACACCGGCCGCGCGCAGGCAGCGCATGTCGCTGCCCAGCTTGCCGGTGAGACCTGGCATGGCATCGTGACGAGTCCCCTGTCTCGTGCTCGGGAGACCGCACGCATCATCGCCCGGGTGTGGGGCTTCCCCGAGCCCGAGGTCGACGATGCTCTGGTCGAGCGAGCCTATGGCGAGGCCGAGGGGTTCGAGGCGCAGGAACTGGCCGAGCGGTTCCCCGGGATGCAGGGCGTGCCATCTCTGGAGACTCGCAGCGACGTCACCAGACGAGTGCTTCCGGCGCTCGAGCGCATCGCTCGCTCGCATCCAGACCAGAGGGTGCTGGTGGTCGCACACGGCGGCGTGATCGGGGCGCTCGTTCGTTACGTCACCGAGGCGGCGTTGCCCGAACCGGGGATGCGCATTCCCAACGGATCGCCACATCGCTTCCGTTATGGTGATGGAACGCTGATACTCGACGAGTTCAACGGCGCCGCGGTCGAGCCGCCAACTCGTCGAGAAGCTCCCATAGCATTCGAGCTGAGCTCGTCCAGCTGAACTTCTGGGCTTGTCGGACACCCTCGCGTGACGCCTCGGCGAACACGGCCGGATCTTCGAGTCGTCTCACTTGGCGCGCCAGCTCGTTCGCGTCGTGGGCTGCAAAATAGAGGGCCGCGTCTCCACCGATTTCGGTGAAGACGGGAATGTCGCTGGTGATGACCGGTGTCCCCTGAGCCATCGCCTCGACGAGCGGTATGCCGAAACCCTCCTCCAACGACGCCGTCACCAACGCTGTAGCGTGGCGCACGACCTCCGTATACTCCTCATCGCTTGCTCCGTCGTGAAAGACGAGCCGAGCGCTGGGCGCGATCGCCTCGAGTCGCCGGCGGTCGGCATCCGTCACGCGGCTCATGAGGTGCAGCTCGTAGCCGGGAAGAAGCCCCGCAGCCGCGACGAGCGTCTCGACGTTCTTATAGGGCATGAATGACCCCATATAGACGAGGGTCTTCGAACGAACGTCTACCGGTTCGGGAGTCGTCTTCGCCGGATCTGCCGCGTTGCGCACCACGACGACGGGGCGCTTGGTCAGGCGGTTCTGCGCGATCAGCTGCCGTGTGGTCTCTGACACGGTGACCACCGCGTCGGCCTGGGCGAGCAGAAAACGCTGGGGCCACCACGACAGGTGATACAGCCGCCACACGAGCCTGATGGGCCATGCGAGATCGCGGGGAGGTGTGGGGTTCGAGTAGTAGATGAGGTCATGAACCGTGAGGGCCAGCGGATAACGGCGGCCGAAGGACCCCATCGTCTGCATGGGAGAGAACACGACATCCGGTGCCAACGCATTCACCTGCAGTGCGACGAACGGTTCGCGCACGCTCGTCGGGGCGCTGGTCATGTGCCAGGGAATATCTGGAAGCATCTCCAACTGCCGTAGATCGCTGATGAGCATCACGACATCGTGCTCGGAGGCGAGGGCCGTCACGAGGCCCGCGGTGTAGCGGCTGATGCCGTCGTGCCGCCCGATGCGGGTATAGCGGCAATCGAAGACGACTCTCATGCGCCGCTCGGTTCGCGATCGGCGCGAGGCTTCTCGTCGAGAAAGGACGCAATCGCGTCGGCGGCCCTGTCGGGCATCTCATAGTGCACGAGGTGCCCCACACCGGAGAGCATGACGAGACGGGAATCGGCAATCTTCTGCTGAAGCTCGTTCTGGGCCTCGACGGGTGTGATGTCGTCGCGGTCAGCGGCGATCAAGAGCGTGCGGGTGTGGAACTCGTGTGCGTACTCGGAGACGTCGTGCGAGATGGACGCACGGAACGCATCGAGCACGACGTCGCGATTCGAGAAAGCACCGAAGTACAGATCGTGCTGGTTGTGAATCCACCGTCGAAGCGTCGTGGAGCGCGTCTTCGCCATCGTGACGCTCATGATGCGGGTGACGATCGGGGTTTTCACGAGGGCGAATCCCAGCCGTTCTGGCAGCTTCGCCGAGGCCCAGTAATAGAAGACCGCGAGTCGAGTCAGGATGCCACGGGGTCCGGAGAGAGCGGGCGCCGCGATGGGGTTGACGAGCACGATGTCGTCGGCACGGAGACCCTTCGCCACGGCTGCCGCCACGATGATCGAGCCGAAGGAGTGCCCGAGCACGACGGTGCGCCCCGGCCGCCGCACGCGTGCGACCAGCTCGAGCAGCCAATCGGAGTATCCGTCGACGTCATGCGCAGCGGTCAAGGGGGTGGATTCGCCGAAGCCCGGGAGGTCGCTGAGAATCGTGCGGTACCGCGGCAGCTGAGCCACGATCGGCTCCAACCCGTGGTGATCGCCCCTGAAGCCGTGCACCAGGATGATGGTGGTATCGGCATCGGGAGGGCCATAGACCCAGAGTTCGGTCGTGCCTCCGGCAAGATGCTCGCTGCGACGAGAGACGGGGAGGCGTGCGAGCTGGGCGGCGTAAGGGGAGGGAACAATCATCGTGATTCAGTTTAGGCGGCGGCCCTAGACTGGCCCAATGCAGTGCGGTCGACCCCACTGATTCGCGCCCGGAAGGACCCCTGTGAATTTCAACGCCCCCATCCAGCTCCCGGGACTGACGCTCGATCCCCAGTGGTATCGACGCAGCGTTTTCTACGAGGTGATGGTCAGGTCTTTCGTCGACAGCAACGGCGACGGGGCGGGCGACATCGCTGGCCTCGTGTCGAAACTCGACTACCTGCAGTGGCTCGGTATCGATGCCCTCTGGTTGCCGCCGTTCTACAACTCGCCCCTGAAGGACGGTGGTTACGACGTCTCCGACTTCACGTCGATCCTTCCCGAATTCGGAACGCTCGACGAGTTCCGCGACCTCGTCACCAAGGCCCATGAGCGCAACATGCGTCTCGTGATGGAC carries:
- a CDS encoding histidine phosphatase family protein — protein: MTALTIVRHGETDWNLSRRIQGSTDIPLNDTGRAQAAHVAAQLAGETWHGIVTSPLSRARETARIIARVWGFPEPEVDDALVERAYGEAEGFEAQELAERFPGMQGVPSLETRSDVTRRVLPALERIARSHPDQRVLVVAHGGVIGALVRYVTEAALPEPGMRIPNGSPHRFRYGDGTLILDEFNGAAVEPPTRREAPIAFELSSSS
- a CDS encoding Sir2 family NAD-dependent protein deacetylase; this translates as MVRSAPLSQQTATQTEILEAADELRGRRVVVLTGAGMSTDSGIPDYRGEGAPKRNPMTFDQFRESLDYRRRYWAGSHVGWKMFDAALPNEGHRILADLEGAGIVSGVITQNVDGLHTKAGSRHLVDLHGSMDRVLCLNCGQAFARASIAERISADNPWVDEPDAITLAPDGDADVSDYASFVVPACSVCEGMLKPDVVFFGEFIPAEKFREATALVAGAEALLIAGSSLMVNSGIRLLEQARRRKLPIVIINRGVTKGDSRASVKLNAGATETLAALRPHLLSDAS
- a CDS encoding alpha/beta fold hydrolase produces the protein MIVPSPYAAQLARLPVSRRSEHLAGGTTELWVYGPPDADTTIILVHGFRGDHHGLEPIVAQLPRYRTILSDLPGFGESTPLTAAHDVDGYSDWLLELVARVRRPGRTVVLGHSFGSIIVAAAVAKGLRADDIVLVNPIAAPALSGPRGILTRLAVFYYWASAKLPERLGFALVKTPIVTRIMSVTMAKTRSTTLRRWIHNQHDLYFGAFSNRDVVLDAFRASISHDVSEYAHEFHTRTLLIAADRDDITPVEAQNELQQKIADSRLVMLSGVGHLVHYEMPDRAADAIASFLDEKPRADREPSGA
- a CDS encoding glycosyltransferase family 1 protein, coding for MRVVFDCRYTRIGRHDGISRYTAGLVTALASEHDVVMLISDLRQLEMLPDIPWHMTSAPTSVREPFVALQVNALAPDVVFSPMQTMGSFGRRYPLALTVHDLIYYSNPTPPRDLAWPIRLVWRLYHLSWWPQRFLLAQADAVVTVSETTRQLIAQNRLTKRPVVVVRNAADPAKTTPEPVDVRSKTLVYMGSFMPYKNVETLVAAAGLLPGYELHLMSRVTDADRRRLEAIAPSARLVFHDGASDEEYTEVVRHATALVTASLEEGFGIPLVEAMAQGTPVITSDIPVFTEIGGDAALYFAAHDANELARQVRRLEDPAVFAEASREGVRQAQKFSWTSSARMLWELLDELAARPRRR